One segment of Sphingomonas qomolangmaensis DNA contains the following:
- the treS gene encoding maltose alpha-D-glucosyltransferase codes for MTALNQDPLWYKDAVIYQVHVKSFYDSNDDGIGDFAGLMAKLDYIAELGVTAIWLLPFYPSPRRDDGYDIGEYREVSPDYGTMDDARAFIEAAHARGMRVITELVINHTSDQHPWFQAARKAPPGSPERDFYVWSDTDKLYSGTRIIFCDTEKSNWTWDDEAQAYFWHRFYSHQPDLNFDNPKVLEEVLSVMHFWLDAGVDGLRLDAIPYLIERDGTSNENLPETHEVLKKIRANLDAHYPDRMLLAEANMWPEDTQQYFGDTNDQGYGDECHMSFHFPLMPRMYMAVAQEDRFPITDIMRQTPDIPDNCQWAIFLRNHDELTLEMVTDQERDYLWNTYAADKRARINLGIRRRLAPLMERDRRRIELMNALLLTMPGTPVLYYGDEIGMGDNVYLGDRDGVRTPMQWSSDRNGGFSRADPASLTLPPIMDPLYGYQAVNVEAQERDQHSMLNWVKRMLAVRREHQAFGRGTQRFLRPANRKILAYLRDLNGEVLLCVANLGRTAQAVELDLHDFVGRTPVEMSGGATFPAIGQLPYLLTLPPYGFLWFKLSVDEAAPEWSSAAPGVDVERYTFVLRPELSGVTQGRNAQVLEGEILPSYVAHRRWFGEKDETIGQVRVARTIALPQATDLVLSLIEVSTGAGTQTYTLPLGIAWEGEQHGPFASNLAIGRVRRERRVGLLTDGFAVAEFAEAVIGALKRGDSVAVEGGTLRFAGSDALDIEPDAVPEWIGAEQSNSTMVLGERAVLKLLRKVQPGIHPDAEMVRYLAASGFENVPAILGEVWLDEGEASTLLMLVQRFVYNQGDGWAWTLGVLDRLATDADWNSSNYENFAANIGRRLAQMHGVLAEPSDDAAFAPEAMTLADADSLSGRIEGQVDKALGSLATATLGENDAEAAAYLRDNRSALMERIKAVARQAEGRTRTRIHGDLHLGQMLVTGSDVMLIDFEGEPVRSLDERRAKDLPERDIAGVLRSFDYAAAVAEHARPAMAESDEARTDARYDAFRRSAAEAFLQGYQGVSEAIDEPLLDLMVLEKAAYEVAYEAANRPAWIGVPIAGLARAARGLLQEGAS; via the coding sequence ATGACCGCGCTGAACCAGGATCCGCTCTGGTACAAGGACGCCGTCATCTATCAGGTGCACGTCAAGTCCTTCTACGATTCGAACGACGACGGCATCGGCGATTTCGCCGGGCTGATGGCGAAGCTCGATTACATCGCCGAATTGGGCGTCACCGCAATCTGGCTGCTGCCCTTCTACCCGAGCCCGCGCCGCGACGATGGCTATGACATCGGCGAATATCGCGAGGTCAGCCCCGATTACGGGACGATGGACGACGCGCGCGCCTTTATCGAGGCGGCGCACGCGCGTGGAATGCGCGTGATCACCGAATTGGTGATCAACCATACCTCGGACCAGCACCCCTGGTTCCAGGCGGCGCGCAAGGCCCCGCCAGGCAGCCCCGAGCGCGACTTCTATGTCTGGTCGGACACCGACAAGCTGTATTCGGGTACGCGGATCATCTTCTGCGACACCGAGAAGTCGAACTGGACCTGGGACGACGAGGCGCAGGCTTATTTCTGGCATCGCTTCTATTCGCACCAGCCCGACCTCAATTTCGACAATCCCAAGGTGCTCGAGGAAGTGCTGTCGGTGATGCATTTCTGGCTCGACGCCGGGGTCGATGGGCTGCGGCTCGATGCGATCCCCTATCTGATCGAGCGCGACGGCACCTCGAACGAGAATCTGCCCGAGACGCACGAAGTGCTGAAGAAAATCCGCGCCAATCTCGACGCGCATTATCCCGACCGGATGCTGCTGGCCGAGGCCAATATGTGGCCCGAGGATACCCAGCAATATTTCGGCGACACCAACGACCAGGGCTATGGCGACGAATGCCATATGTCGTTCCATTTCCCGCTGATGCCGCGGATGTACATGGCGGTGGCGCAGGAGGATCGATTCCCGATCACCGACATCATGCGCCAGACCCCCGATATTCCCGACAACTGCCAATGGGCGATCTTCCTGCGCAACCATGACGAGCTGACGCTCGAAATGGTGACCGATCAGGAGCGCGATTATTTGTGGAACACCTATGCCGCCGACAAGCGCGCGCGGATCAACCTGGGCATCCGTCGCCGCCTCGCGCCCTTGATGGAGCGCGATCGTCGTCGGATCGAGCTGATGAACGCGCTGCTGCTGACGATGCCGGGCACCCCGGTGCTGTATTATGGCGACGAGATCGGGATGGGCGACAACGTGTATCTCGGCGATCGCGACGGCGTTCGCACCCCGATGCAATGGTCGTCGGATCGCAATGGCGGCTTTTCGCGCGCCGACCCCGCCAGCCTGACGCTGCCGCCGATCATGGACCCGCTCTATGGCTATCAGGCGGTCAATGTCGAGGCGCAGGAGCGCGACCAGCATTCGATGCTCAACTGGGTCAAGCGGATGCTGGCGGTCCGACGCGAGCATCAGGCGTTCGGGCGCGGCACGCAGCGTTTCCTGCGGCCGGCCAACCGCAAGATCCTGGCGTATCTGCGCGACCTCAACGGCGAAGTGCTGCTGTGCGTGGCCAATCTGGGGCGCACCGCGCAGGCGGTCGAGCTCGACCTGCACGATTTCGTCGGGCGGACCCCGGTCGAGATGTCGGGCGGGGCGACCTTCCCGGCGATCGGCCAATTGCCCTATCTGCTGACGCTGCCGCCTTATGGCTTCCTGTGGTTCAAGCTGTCGGTCGACGAAGCCGCGCCCGAATGGTCGAGCGCCGCGCCGGGGGTCGATGTCGAGCGCTATACCTTCGTGCTTCGACCCGAATTGTCGGGGGTGACGCAGGGGCGCAACGCGCAGGTGCTCGAAGGCGAGATCCTGCCGAGTTATGTCGCGCATCGCCGCTGGTTCGGGGAGAAGGACGAGACGATCGGCCAGGTCCGAGTCGCGCGGACGATCGCGCTGCCGCAGGCGACCGATCTGGTGCTGTCGCTGATCGAGGTCAGCACCGGCGCGGGAACGCAGACCTATACGCTGCCGCTGGGCATCGCGTGGGAAGGCGAGCAGCACGGGCCGTTCGCCTCGAACTTGGCGATCGGCCGGGTGCGGCGCGAGCGGCGGGTGGGGCTGCTGACCGACGGGTTTGCGGTGGCCGAATTCGCCGAGGCGGTGATCGGCGCGCTCAAGCGCGGCGACAGCGTCGCGGTCGAGGGCGGCACGCTGCGCTTCGCCGGTAGCGACGCGCTCGACATCGAGCCCGATGCGGTGCCCGAATGGATCGGGGCTGAGCAATCGAACAGCACGATGGTGCTGGGCGAACGCGCGGTGCTCAAGCTGCTGCGCAAGGTGCAGCCGGGGATTCACCCCGATGCCGAGATGGTCCGCTATCTTGCGGCCAGCGGCTTCGAGAATGTGCCCGCGATCCTGGGCGAGGTCTGGCTCGACGAGGGCGAAGCATCGACCTTGCTGATGCTGGTCCAGCGCTTCGTCTATAATCAGGGCGATGGCTGGGCGTGGACGCTTGGCGTGCTCGACCGTCTGGCGACCGATGCCGACTGGAATTCGTCGAACTACGAGAATTTCGCGGCGAATATCGGGCGGCGGCTCGCGCAGATGCACGGCGTGCTGGCGGAACCGAGCGACGATGCCGCCTTTGCCCCCGAGGCGATGACGCTCGCCGATGCCGATAGCCTGTCGGGGCGGATCGAAGGTCAGGTCGACAAGGCGCTGGGGTCGCTGGCCACCGCGACGTTGGGCGAGAATGACGCCGAAGCCGCCGCCTATCTTCGCGACAATCGTTCGGCGCTGATGGAGCGGATCAAGGCAGTCGCGCGCCAGGCCGAAGGGCGCACGCGCACGCGCATTCATGGCGACCTGCATCTGGGGCAGATGCTGGTGACGGGCAGCGACGTGATGCTGATCGACTTCGAAGGCGAGCCGGTACGCTCGCTCGACGAGCGCCGCGCCAAGGATCTGCCCGAGCGCGACATCGCCGGCGTATTGCGCTCGTTCGACTATGCCGCCGCGGTCGCCGAACATGCACGCCCCGCGATGGCCGAGTCCGACGAGGCCCGCACCGATGCGCGCTACGATGCGTTCCGTCGCAGCGCCGCCGAGGCGTTCCTGCAAGGTTATCAGGGCGTGTCGGAAGCGATCGACGAACCGTTGCTCGATCTGATGGTGCTCGAGAAGGCGGCGTATGAAGTCGCCTATGAGGCGGCCAACCGGCCCGCCTGGATCGGCGTGCCGATCGCGGGACTTGCGCGCGCCGCGCGCGGCCTGTTGCAGGAGGGTGCATCGTGA